gagatttttactAGGGTTCAATGTAAATTCTTGCCATCATAATTTATGGTATAGCTAAGGTTTCAACTATTGagacaatataaacattttAGTCCAGCATCCGTGTCTAAGGGCTCGGTCCGCGTGATTCCAACCTTCATGACAAAGAACAACTCACGGTATGTTGGACAAGTGGAGCGTGGCCGAGGGCGGAAAGATGTTTGAGTAGTTCTTGGAACCGGGCTTCTTGAAGCGATGCAGCGGCGAGTTGCTGAAGTCTTTGGTCAGGCCCTGGTCCTCCTGGCCTTCTCGCGGCAACTGCACCGTGGTGTGCTTGGACACCGTCACGCGAATGGCCCTGCCGTGCAGCCGCTGGCCGTTCAGGTGGCTAATGGCTGCGACAAAATCCAGATTAAAAGACATCGGTTGGTCTCCGCCTTTTCTCTCGGTACGATGCAGAAATGTTAATCTCATTCACAGTTCTATTCGCTTGGCCATAATGCAATACTGGATTTTGAATTCTCGACTTGTGTTAATATCCGCATGAAACAAGGACTCAGAGGCTACTGTTCGATTTCATTGCCTCAGGACAACAGAGTTAAAAATCCCCCCCAGTCTAGAGTGCAATATTGCAAATTCttcctgtatatatttttttaaatggcagctATGTACCTGTGCCAAGGACTCATTTAAATAACGATCCATTGAAATCAAACCACCTCAGGGGAGggggaggacccccccccccaacgtcaTACTTCCTCGAATTGTGACACAAAGGCACAGAGCAATGATAGCGGTAGCGTCTCTTGCTCTATTAAAGCGCAAACCGTCTTCACTTTCCTTCGCGAGCGTTGCGTCGAATACCAGCTAGCGTTTTGAAAACTAGAGATTGCCAAAAACGACAACTGGAACTAGATTGGCCGCCTATGATTTAACATGGAAGCTTCACTGTGGAGCACGGGTATGTGGCCATTTTGCATGGCAAAAATGGATCACAACCCCCCAAATGAAGTAAATCGGTACACATGCACGCATCAGAAAGAAAGAACTGGTGCTACCTAGTTGAGCCTGTGTGCCATCCGCCATCTGGATCAGAGCGTTCTCCTTTTTATTGAACAGGATCTTGACTCTCATCACGTCGCCATACACACCTAGAACATAGGAGCACACCGTCAGACGGGAGGGCGGGCAAACGGCGGAACTGGGTGTAGTTGTCAAAgagtcacacacacaaccaatcacagcagCCAACACAATTTTAATAACGATGCTACGGAATCTTCTAGCGAATGAATGAACGCGTGCTGATTTGAGGCCGAACTAAATTCGATCTGGGTGGCGAATCAGTCTAACCCTAAATAAGGAGCCTTTTGTTAAGACAggacagtggtagaatacaatttttaaagTTAGGCTGTCAGGAAGGGGGCAGATTTAAAGGGGTTGGGGGTGAAAggaaataaaagtaataaagtTTAAGGGGTTTGATTGCTTTGGCATGACGTTGATTCTTAAACAACTTGGAAATCTAGCCAAAATCATGCAGGAGTAAAACTACACATGCATAAATCAACACTGAAGGAACTACAAAGGACATCATCCCAGGGGTCTCACGTCAACTTTTGAGCTGcagcatttgattttttttccctgctgcttcggatttttttttttaattgccacttgtaatcccccccccccgctgcaaaaaaaaaatgcagaaaccaATTATAGCAGCAGCTTGTCCTCAGAGAAGCCACCACACACATTTCCACTGAGGGTGCTGctcttttgaaaaagaaaaaaaaagtgttttcaagaACAGCAGctgtttaaaaattaaatgctgCAGGTCTGAGCACACCGAGCCTCCATGtctctcaaccccccccccccccatgtcatcCAAAACCAGATctttcgcactcacacacacaaagacaaataaccccccacccctcccttggCTTGGCAGACGACAAGCCATCGGCGTCCAAGATAATCAAatcaaacttaaagccaaaaTAATACGAGACCAAGACATGCCCACCTTGCCAGGTAACAGTAGTAATAAAAAAGGAGATGAAAGGATGATAACGTACCGAAAAGAATAAAGAGGCAGTGTGGCGTAACGCTCTTTAGAGACAGCAGGGGGAGCAGCGGGGCCAAAAAAGGGTGGGAGAGGGCGGGGACAGGGgacgggggaggggagggggggggtcagggtacAGGGGAAAAGAGGCGAGGAGTGGAGGACAGTGGAGTGGAGTCGGGACATGTCCGCAGGCCACAGGCAGCAAGGTCCACGGGAAGGCCACAGTACCATGGTGGAAGGAGAGAATGGAGAGAGGTCAAGGAGGAGAACGAGGAGGAGGGAGTTGATGATGAGGTggtggatgaggaggaggaggaggcagtgtGAATGTGGATATTCGGGGCAAAAATCagttgggtgggggggcgatTGGGGGTGGTAATGATTgtgattatttatttgacaGCGGTATCCAATTTGAatggccattttttggggggggggatggcagagggggagcaaaaataaaaaataaaacaggaggCGAGGGTGTAATTGATCATTGGCCGTGCAGTGAGTTGGCAAGAGTATAAGTGGGGCGGGATTGGacagggaaaggggggggggtgtaaaacaaaaaaaaggaggggggagagagaaaggaagtaaaaaataaaaaacaaggtCAGTATACACAAAGAAATGTAGTGCTTCAGACAGTAGAACTGGCTAAATTAAAATGCACTGTCACTATGGGGAACACtaggagaaaaagaagagaaaaaagatTAACAATGAAATACAGAAAAAGGCAGAGACAATATGTACTTTTAAATCACACGCTGCACTTACACTTAGCGGTTGAAACAGTTTTAAATTAGCCATcatctttttctcttttcccaAAACAATGATGAAACACAAGTGATATGCGAGTAATTCAGCAGATgctaaacaaaattaaaaaaaggggggggggagccctaGAGACGCATTTGTAAGCagtaaaaaaagtaatattgtCTCTCCAAACAACTCAAGGATGATTTCAACttatggacaaaaaaatgaagatatggaatgttttggattttttttttaaaacaaaaacaagaagttAGTGTACTTGAATAAACTTAAAATTGACAGTGAGCAAAGTGGCAGGTCAGAGATGCAGCAGGTTTGGTCATACAAACAAGAGGTCCGAAAAGAGAAGTGCTTTTAACCAAaatggcctgtttttttttaaatcatctcttGAAAGTTTCGGCTGCTCTCCAGCTCGTCTGATCACCTGCAGGGGGCGACATTGAGCAGCCTGCCACACAAACATGCGTGCGGCCTGCTCAGAAAGCCTTGCCAAGTGTGTACTGACCTCCGGGTTCAGATTGCTGACCAACAGGACGTTGTGTCCGCTGGCGGCAGCGAGCCCGGCCAGGCTGAGGCGACtagcggcggccgccgccgcggccATGCTGCCGTGCCCGACGCCCAGAGAGGCCAAGGCGCTGGGGATGCCGGGCATTGCAAGACCTAAAAGAGGAGCAAACgggtacaaaaacaaacaaaaaaaaaaaacaaggtactATCGTACAAATTGCCAATCCAGAGAAGATGCTGGAGTAAAGAGACTGCACTGACCTGCTTGCTGGATGGCGAAGGCAGGCGGGAATGCATGTGCGCCTCCATACGGGGAGGCGGATATTATACCTGGTGCAGCTGTGGGGTGGAGGCAGTCTTTTAATGACTTTCAACACACCTATACAGTTCCTAGCAACGGGGAGCCACTCCAAAGCGCACATGAGTGGCCTGCACCGTTCTAAAAATATCTCACCAGTGATGAGACATTAGGATTTTCCAGGAATGTTGGAGAAGTGAAGCCTACAACAGACGTCAACTTTATTTGGTGTTCCTTCAAATGGCGGCAGGCGTGTGCCCACTTTGACTTAACACTCGTTTGAATGCCACTCTTATGAAAACAGCCTCattagagggtgtgcacacttgggtaaccacattgttttacttttacttcTCAAAGGTTAGAAATCACTCCTCCTGGGCTTCACGTTTTGTACCGCAGAAACGTCAGACACATCGTCCtgcatttggaaatgtattcaaataattcaaacgaatCGTCGCCGCCTTACCAAAGGCAGCAGCTGCCATGGTCTGGTGGTCCAGGGCGGCCTGGCTGTCGGCGGTGGGGAGATCCAGGCGGGTGTAGTCCCTGCTCTTGTCGTTGTTGTACTTGACGTTCAGGTTGGTGAGCTTGGAGAAGCTGATTCTTAGCGTGCAGCAGGCGTTGTAGATGTTCTGCCCGTCTAGACACTGCGaccaaataaaaatgaccaaaaaaaagtcaggatgaTTTAAGTGGTGTGCCCTGACATACACTCGGAATTTCTTGTGGGTCAGCAAaactgccactttttttttgccccttagGTGGAaggcacatcggcctcacagtgccgagttcgattccggcgccaccctccctgtgtgggtgtttttttttttttttacgggcactccggtttcctcccacattccaaaaacatcccccgtaggttaatggaacgctctaaattgtccccaagtgtaagtgtgaatggtttttcgtcaatgtgtgccctgcgattggcgtgCAACctatacagggtgtcccccaccgactgcccgaagacagttgggataggcgccagcacaaccccgaccctaatgaggattagaaaatggatggacgttcCCCCTTACATTTCATGAGGCGCGACCGAGTTTTGCGGGGAACCCAACATTCATTAATGCGCAAACACGGGACATTATCTAATAAGAGTGTTGACGAAATTCTATTGAGTCAAAGCAAATATTTTACACTGAATTAAAAACGGTCTGAATTAATCTCCAACATACTAGCCGTGCAGGCAATAGCACCATTGTGTGAATGCTAACTCTTTGCGCCGCGTTGTATTGTGTGTcttccgccatctagtggagaaGCATTTGTTTCGCCTGTCGCATTGATCAACAGATACGTTTGCTGCTAAATCCCATATTTTAAGAAAACCCTTACATTTTTAAACCAATTAAGTAACAATCATGGATAATCTCCCATCATTAAATCCCATAGGCTATAAAGTGAGCCCCTCCCTGCCACCTTGGTTGGACCAACTCTTACTTTGGCATTGTGGGCCATCATGGCGTCCGCATACTGGATGAGCGCTTGGAACTGGTTGTTCTTTGTAAATGTGATGATCTTCAGCACTGTGCCGAATTTGGAAAATATCTGGGGGGGAGAGGAGAAAAGCGCGCATGTTAAAAGCAGGCCTGCCTATTTGTTCAAATGCCCGGTGGGCAAGCGACGCCCCGGCTCCGCGCACCTGGTGCAGCACGTCCAAGGTGACCGGGTAGAAGAGGTTCTCCACGATGACTCGCAGGACGGGACTTTGAGCGCCGGCGCCCACCAGGCCGCTGGCGTCCGCCGCGATGGCCATGCCGGCGatcccgccgccgccgtgcaGAGCGTTGACGGCCTGCAGAGCGGCCTGGGCGcgctgaagggggggggggggggggggggcaaaccagATGCATTACTTAGCACGCGAGCTATTTGAGGTGCGCTTAGCGAATCGAAAGCAAACCCATTAAGCATTCGCGCTCGCGCGCGCCTCACCACTTGGTTGGGGGAGTTGTCCGTCTTCAGCTCTTTGTGGGTGGAGTACTGCATGTAAATGGGGTGGTTTCTGATGACGGGCGTCACGGACAAGTAGTAGCTCACCATGGTCTGAGCACACTCTTCGCTGTTCAGCTCCAGGAACGCCTGTGGGGTGGAAATGGGAGAAGCacaagtgcattaaaaaaaaacaggaaaaattaaACGACGCTCACGACAAACGCGTTTCATTGCCAACTTAAAAGACACGGCGCACATATTTTTAAGGCCCCCTTACCTGGTTTTTCCCTTTCAGCATCAGCAGATTGGTGACTTTCCCAAAGGGCAAACCGAGCCCGATGACCTCGGCCTCATTTATGTCGCTGGGCAGCTTGCGCAGGTGAACGACGCGTGACGGAACACCGGGACTGCGGACGTCACCCTTGAATTTTTTGCTGTCGTTGCCATTGGCTGCAAAGGGGGGCGGGGCAGGGAGGACCAGAGACAGATACAATCAGGGGGAGTGAAAAGGCGTCTCTAGGCCTTCCTGAATAATGGATCGGTCGCCGCGGCAACACATACAACACAGACAAGGCAAGCACTTAAATgagagccgaccccccccccccccacacacacacaaacgttccATGGCAACCCCCCTACCTGAGTTCATGATATAGGGCCCGTTGGATATGCAGGAAGAAAAGAGTTCGTCAGATCCCCTCTgtaggaaaagaaagaaaagaggctTGCTTTAATGTGGGGAACGACAAGCGCCAGGAGTGCAGGTGGCGAGCGCGGCTCTCATGTTACCCAACCATTGTGTGCCAAGGTAAGACGTACTGTAACCCGAGAAACGCAAAACCTCGACTGGCCGCCAACAATGAGACGACTCGGCTTTGTCATTTGACACGACGGGCCAGATTCTCCTGTTCGCCTtaagttctctttttttttttttgtttctcgtcACCACTAAAGATGATTTTCCAGGTGCACGAAGGAGTCGCGTTCAAAAAGGCGCACGTTGCAACACAggtcatacattcgcgtatcgGCTTCAGGAAGGAAGCAACAAAAACTGGTACGGTAGGTATCGGCGTCGTTCCTTTTACGACGATCCCCGACGTCTGACGTTTTGAGTTAACAATCGCACCCAGCAAACTAGTTTGTGCAGGCGCGTTAGCcaggatttttgttttagtttcatACTAATGACCTAGGTGTGTTCCTCATACAAATAACGCGTTTGCGAAGTCATTAGCAACTTCGGAACGTGCCTTTATCGTTACGCGTAGACAACCACTCTGGTGACCAGCGGCGACGTTTTCAAAACACTTCCTGCCATTCGGCACTCTCAACCGGGTATTCGAAGGGAAACGCAAGTCGACGCCATCTCAACTGGAAAGACGGTGATAGCCTCCCaactctccacccccccccccccagtccatCCCCAACACTCAATGTTGCTCACATGGCCCGGCGATAATGAAGTACGGCAGTCACAAGAAGTGGCTCAGTGGACTAAGCTCCACAACGGGGGCCCACAATGAATGAAGGTCCTGTTCCGGATGAGACTGGGGGGCATTGTTATGTGGCAGAGCGTAAACATATGGAAGCCCCCTGAGGACTCGCCGGATTTCAAGAGGGCCTCGCAGTTGTTCTAAAAACGGAACCGGTCGCACGGGTTCGCGAGCATTGTTTTCATGGCCGGTGAACCCGACATAGCCTTTGCGTTGCACAAGGTGGGAGGTTCCCGGACACGCAATACCTCCGCCAACGGGTGGCCAGGCATCAAATTGgacacctaccccccccccaaaaaaaaacacgcacatcTCGCCTTACTCCTTTGGCCCACGTCTCACCACGCGTTCTACTTTTTTCAGTATTTAGCCCGTGTGATCACATCGACAAGGCACAAACATTGTGCTGGCTTCCTTTCGCATGAGTTGAGTTAACCCTCTTGTCCCGCAGAGGGTCAAAGTGACCCATTTTAAAAGTAGCAAAAAATAGTATTGCCATTTTAAAGTTCCACTTGGCATCCTCTTGTCTTATCCtctcaaaaaaaatgacaaatggcaTGATCGCGGTAATGCATTACTTTCAGGTAATAATGAAGGCAACCAATATTGCTTTTCATTTCCGACACGTTTCGGATAAAACAAtcttgggtcattttgacccggaaACATTATTGCTGTTCCTGACAACCTGGGTTGATGGAAATTAAACAACTCTGTGGATTTCCTCCCCCGTTTTGACAATTTGGAAAATGACTCACGCCGGGGGTCAAACTGAGCGAGGACACCGCTGGTCCCGAGACCCGAGGAGTGGGCTCCACATATTTTGATTTTACCATTCAACCATTCAAAACAGTACATTGTACACGACTGCGGTATTAgatagcaccaaaaaaaaacgaaatctggccatgaaaaaaaaaaaaaaaaaaaaaaaaaaaaaaaatcgaggacAAGGCTCCGGCCTGACTCGTTGTGGGCAGATGACGTCACGCCATCACTCAACAGAACCGGggatgggggtagggggggtgaaCAGGAAGAGCAGCAGCAAGACCAGGCCTGCTTCCTGGCTTCTAGTTAACTCCCTGATGAGGACTTCATGATTACACGCTTCATGGTATTTCCCTCATTCTAATTATAACCAACAGAGCTGAGAAGCTACAATATGCGTAAAAGCAAAACCAATGCTTCTTTTGGGGggttggatggggggggggcgttcaagACTAACATAATTGCACTAGATGAGCCcgtcgttctctctctctctccctctctcgcggCACTGACGGCTAAATAGACATTCAGATAATGGTGACGCATGACTGGCTCACTTCCTCAAcatgttttgcggcttccacTCAAAATGGAACATTTGAACGGCAGGCCGTTTGACCGCTTCTTAAAGAACCTActcgtctttttttgtttagcgctaaaaacaaaaaaaaaacatttggacttTGGAGTAAGGTAGTAAAACGATGGCGAGGTGCAGGTATGCgcatgtttccccccccccccccaatcatctGCCATTGCGGTGAATGGGAGGGGGCGAGGAGTCTCAACAGGGGGACTTTGGGGGAGGAGGGCGGCTTTGGAATGTGACCGTGGAATTCCAGACGCTCTTCCCCAGACGAATAATTACAAAGATTCCAGCAAAGCGGGGCACAGTCGGCGAGCGTCGCAAACACTTATTTATCACAAGTGGAGTATCCGGCCATTAGGGAGACGATGTTGAAAAACAGGCTGGGCTGGAAGGAGAGAGGGAGtggttttgtcccccccccgtcGAAGGCATGTACCTGGTGACTTGTTCAAACAGACACGCAGACCTTTGGCCTGCCAAACAATGGCTCCACATTGCTTCCAGTCATGCCATCCACGCTATCCCGTTCCCCCAGGTGCTTTTACGGAACAGAGAGATAAAGCGTAGCAAAGTCGCATTGGCCCAGACTGACCAACAACTGTGGTCCTTTGATGTTTGCGGCAAAGTCTTTGAACATCCGCCCTAAAAACGACGATTGCTGCCGAGAGATTAAACAAGACTTTTAAGATTCAagccgttttttttattttaaagttatGGCCCAGACAATACTCTCAAGTCCAAGGGGAGTTGAAAATGCTCCCAGAGAACACGACGAATAAACAGGaagattcattttcaaaatagcTGCGCCGTTGACGGCCAACCGCCGCATACCAGATCGGACGTCATGAGCGATGATTGCCGTCGCAACCGCAACAAAACGGCTTTCGACAGCACTTTCATAATTACAGGGGAGAAGCTGGCGCAAATGGACAAGCCAAGTCTTTCCCAGTGTCCGCAAGGCTTCTTCACGCCATCGACCGTTCACAAAGTACACGTAAACAACTGACTTTGAGTCTCGGAGGTACATCTGTGGAGCTTTTGGGCATGTATTTAGGTCAACCAATCCTTTTAGGAGGCACCTTCAACAATTACACAAGAAACAAGACTTCATAACGCGGGTAATAAagcaaaatcccccccccccccccccacataatCTCCCTTCCCATGGATAAAAGCAGttacaatgaaagaaaataagacAAACGATGCTTACCTTTGTGCCAACTGATATGTCATGGACACTGctgtgaaaaaaagacaaaacaagaagGCCGTCAGCGGGAAATTGAGCGCAAATGTAAAGTAATACCAAATTCTTGAACAAGGGGACCGCAAGAAAGAAAACCTCCTTACTCAATTTCAGGGACGTAGCCGGATCCCAGAGGGTACAAGTCAGCGTCAAGGCGGCTGTGAAGTTAcaggaaaagaagacaaacgcAAACTTTCAGCGCTCGAGTACGCAGAGAACATATCGTGAAAAAGAGTCAAGTGAGCACACTCCGGGTACACTGAACACGAACAAACAAGACACGAACACCATTCCAACTGTCGAATTCAGGTGATCGACGAAGgaaggtggggggcggggggttagaaaaataacacaagaagaTGCTGCGGGCGAATTagaagcaccccccacccccatccgaCGAACAAACGCCACGCCATAAAGTCGCCTTACTGTGGTTTGAtatggctcccccccccccggcggttGAAAAAGTCCCTGGGATTGAATCAAGGCGAAATGTTGGGAGGCGAAGACATCGGTTGCTTTCAACATGGCCCTGACTCCCCGCACAAAACATGAATGCGGAAATGAGACACGTTGCTTTAGCTCGACCTGCCCCAACTTAACTcgctcgttaaaaaaaaaatagacggaAAGAAATACCAGTATAGCTTAAGCAACCACATTATGAACTACTGCCCTCCTGCTATATCCACCAACAAGATTGCGAAAAGTCTTCAcgggaaaataaatgaaccatttttttccataactTGACGACGGCTAGCGGAGGTTAACGGCTAGGCTAGCAGCTAACTGTTGCATGTTTGGGTGAGCgtccgcggaggaggaggaggcggaggggaggaagaaaagggggggaaaaaagtaaatttaagTAACAACTTTCGCCAgcgaaacacaaaaaaagcgaCGACGAGGACGCCGCGAGGCGCCCGTAGGTGTGAGCGCGCGGAGGATTTACTCGCGGAAAACGGCGTCGCGGAAGCGGTTGCGTTTACAACTCACCCGTCCAttgcacaagaaaaaaactgcAGGTCTGAGGCGAAGGTAGGGCGGCagacttgcttgattttcttaCAAAATGGCTGAACGCGCGCAGGCGCGCGCTGATTAGTCAGCTCGCCTCCAACAGGCCGGAGAAGGCGGGGATTAAAGGCGACCAGCACTTCTATTGGTCATAACGGCCATCAGTTATGTTGAAGGGGGCgggagaatgaaaaaaaaacaaggccgcGGCAAATTTCCACTCATCGGCCAAAATATTGGGAACACCAGCTGGTTTTGATTGACGTCGTCAAATGAGACATTAAT
This sequence is a window from Hippocampus zosterae strain Florida chromosome 14, ASM2543408v3, whole genome shotgun sequence. Protein-coding genes within it:
- the ptbp1a gene encoding polypyrimidine tract-binding protein 1a isoform X10, with translation MDGAMLKATDVFASQHFALIQSQGLFQPPGGSPIKPHRLDADLYPLGSGYVPEIDVHDISVGTKRGSDELFSSCISNGPYIMNSANGNDSKKFKGDVRSPGVPSRVVHLRKLPSDINEAEVIGLGLPFGKVTNLLMLKGKNQAFLELNSEECAQTMVSYYLSVTPVIRNHPIYMQYSTHKELKTDNSPNQVRAQAALQAVNALHGGGGIAGMAIAADASGLVGAGAQSPVLRVIVENLFYPVTLDVLHQIFSKFGTVLKIITFTKNNQFQALIQYADAMMAHNAKCLDGQNIYNACCTLRISFSKLTNLNVKYNNDKSRDYTRLDLPTADSQAALDHQTMAAAAFAAPGIISASPYGGAHAFPPAFAIQQAGLAMPGIPSALASLGVGHGSMAAAAAAASRLSLAGLAAASGHNVLLVSNLNPESVTPHCLFILFGVYGDVMRVKILFNKKENALIQMADGTQAQLAISHLNGQRLHGRAIRVTVSKHTTVQLPREGQEDQGLTKDFSNSPLHRFKKPGSKNYSNIFPPSATLHLSNIPPAVVEEDLKRLFASSGATVKAFKFFQNDRKMALIQMGSVEEAIECLIEFHNHDLGENHHLRVSFSKSTI
- the ptbp1a gene encoding polypyrimidine tract-binding protein 1a isoform X7, translated to MDGAMLKATDVFASQHFALIQSQGLFQPPGGSPIKPHRLDADLYPLGSGYVPEIDVHDISVGTKRGSDELFSSCISNGPYIMNSANGNDSKKFKGDVRSPGVPSRVVHLRKLPSDINEAEVIGLGLPFGKVTNLLMLKGKNQAFLELNSEECAQTMVSYYLSVTPVIRNHPIYMQYSTHKELKTDNSPNQVRAQAALQAVNALHGGGGIAGMAIAADASGLVGAGAQSPVLRVIVENLFYPVTLDVLHQIFSKFGTVLKIITFTKNNQFQALIQYADAMMAHNAKCLDGQNIYNACCTLRISFSKLTNLNVKYNNDKSRDYTRLDLPTADSQAALDHQTMAAAAFAAPGIISASPYGGAHAFPPAFAIQQAGLAMPGIPSALASLGVGHGSMAAAAAAASRLSLAGLAAASGHNVLLVSNLNPESVTPHCLFILFGVYGDVMRVKILFNKKENALIQMADGTQAQLAISHLNGQRLHGRAIRVTVSKHTTVQLPREGQEDQGLTKDFSNSPLHRFKKPGSKNYSNIFPPSATLHLSNIPPAVVEEDLKRLFASSGATVKAFKFFQNDRKMALIQMGSVEEAIECLIEFHNHDLGENHHLRVSFSKSTI